Proteins co-encoded in one Puntigrus tetrazona isolate hp1 chromosome 20, ASM1883169v1, whole genome shotgun sequence genomic window:
- the LOC122325208 gene encoding DBH-like monooxygenase protein 2 homolog — protein sequence MNTLSLVLVLITVQWSWAQEDPLLPFSEHLDLEHKVQLKWGFDEIQDTILFELTFNTVGWVGFGFSPKGGMTGADVVIGGVGPKGSYFTDRHAVGTSMPLVDKQQNYKLLSLTESDGKTAMKFQRSISYCDENDLPITELPMKLIYAYGDTDEITYHGNRRGTKELNLLKYMPQSNPPNSNFFDITTVNFTVPANQTYHHCKVMKIPTFYHKKHIYRIAPVITNVDIVHNLALYRCPPSVTEPFEADCYSSSSRPNLCIEVVAVWGVGGLGYEFPEAAGLPIGGNIKASFYKLEVHYNNHNLASRVDSSGLRLHYTSELRQHDAGVLITGLAVAPGYAIPPKAKSFLTYGLCDTAYIPKVVEKSNDLQLFSVMLHTNLVGRKVRVGQFREGRQIDFVAVDENYNFEYPEVTNLGKTKTVKLGDKLLVECTYNTETRNALTWGGFSASDEMCLAVLFYYPAMNLSTCVSFPNTTTLISEMGAKDPDTWLKMMSTKTWTDASINQYQQTLKRIDQIVQVMNSTDNISINTGLIPDLKAIPSAPCMNNTAQALH from the exons atGAACACTTTATCTCTTGTCCTGGTCTTAATTACGGTCCAGTGGTCCTGGGCTCAGGAAGACCCTCTTCTGCCTTTCTCTGAACACCTGGACCTCGAGCACAAGGTGCAGCTGAAGTGGGGATTTGATGAAATCCAGGACACAATCTTGTTCGAGCTCACCTTTAACACTGTCGGCTGGGTCGGTTTCGGCTTCAGCCCCAAAGGAGGAATGACTGGAGCCGACGTCGTGATTGGAGGAGTTGGACCCAAAGGGAGTTACTTCACG gaCCGTCATGCTGTGGGGACATCAATGCCTCTGGTTGACAAGCAACAGAACTACAAACTCCTGTCTCTGACCGAGTCTGATGGGAAAACAGCCATGAAGTTTCAGAGGTCCATCAGTTACTGTGATGAAAATGATTTACCCATCACC GAGCTCCCCATGAAGCTGATCTACGCATACGGAGACACTGATGAAATCACGTACCACGGCAACCGAAGAGGCACAAAGGAGCTGAACCTGTTGAAGTACATGCCTCAGTCCAACCCTCCAAACAGCAACTTTTTTGACATAACTACAGTCAAT ttCACTGTGCCGGCCAACCAAACCTACCATCACTGTAAGGTTATGAAAATCCCAACATTTTAtcacaaaaagcacatttatcgC ATTGCGCCGGTGATCACAAACGTTGACATTGTGCATAATCTTGCACTGTACCGCTGTCCTCCAAGCGTGACCGAACCATTTGAGGCGGATTGTTACTCATCGTCGTCAAGACCTAACTTGTGTATCGAGGTCGTGGCTGTGTGGGGAGTTGGTGGACTG GGTTATGAATTTCCAGAAGCAGCAGGACTTCCAATTGGAGGAAATATTAAAGCCTCTTTCTACAAGCTTGAAGTGCATTACAACAACCACAATCTTGCAA GTCGAGTTGATAGCTCAGGTCTGCGATTGCATTACACATCTGAACTCCGTCAGCACGATGCAGGTGTTCTGATTACGGGGCTTGCAGTGGCTCCGGGGTACGCCATCCCACCCAAAGCCAAATCCTTCCTCACGTACGGTCTGTGTGACACTGCTTATATTCCaaag GTTGTGGAGAAGTCAAATGATCTTCAGCTGTTCTCCGTGATGCTGCACACAAACTTGGTTGGGAGAAAAGTGCGAGTCGGCCAATTTAG AGAAGGTAGACAGATCGACTTTGTAGCTGTGGATGAAAACTATAATTTTGAGTATCCAGAAGTGACCAATTTGGGTAAAACCAAGACCGTGAAGTTG GGTGACAAATTGCTGGTGGAGTGCACCTATAATACTGAGACACGCAACGCACTCACATGG GGGGGATTTTCAGCTTCAGATGAGATGTGTTTGGCAGTCCTCTTCTACTATCCAGCTATGAATCTGAGCACCTGTGTGAGCTTCCCTAATACAACCACTTTAATATCTGAGATGGGAGCAAAAGATCCAGA TACTTGGCTCAAAATGATGTCCACAAAGACTTGGACTGACGCGTCTATTAATCAGTACCAACAAACACTGAAGCGAATCGACCAGATTGTCCAGGTCATGAATTCAACC GACAACATATCGATCAACACGGGGCTGATTCCTGACCTCAAAGCCATCCCATCTGCACCCTGCATGAATAACACTGCCCAAGCCTTGCATTAA
- the LOC122325206 gene encoding DBH-like monooxygenase protein 2 homolog isoform X1, which translates to MITLSFVLVLITVQWSWAQEDLLLPFSEHLDLEHKVQLKWGFDEIRDTILFELTFNAVGWVGFGFSPNGGMTGADVVIGGVGPKGSYFTDRHAVGTSIPLVDKQQNYKLLSLTESDGKTVMKFQRSISYCDENDLPITGLPMKLIYAYGETDEIAYHGNRRGTKELNLLKYMPQSNPPNSNFFDITMVNFTVPANQTYYHCKVMKIPTFDHKKHIYRIAPVITNVDIVHHLALYRCLPSVTEPFEADCYSSSSRLALCIEVVAVWGVGGLGYEFPEAAGLPIGGNIKASFYKLEVHYNNHNLASRVDSSGLRLHYTSELRQHDAGVLVVGLSVAPGYAIPPKAKSFLTYGLCDTAYIPKVVEKSNDLQLFSVMLHAHLVGRKVRVGQFREGRQIDFVAVDENYDFDYQEVTNLGETKTVKLGDKLLVECTYNTEKRNALTWGGFSTSDEMCLAVLFYYPAMNLSTCVSFPNTTTLISEMGAKDPDTWLKMMSTKTWTDTSINQYQQTLKRIDQIVQVMNSTNNISINTGLIPDLKAIPSAPCMNNTAQALH; encoded by the exons ATGATCACTTTATCTTTTGTCCTGGTCTTAATTACAGTCCAGTGGTCCTGGGCTCAGGAAGACCTTCTTCTGCCTTTCTCTGAACACCTAGACCTCGAGCACAAGGTGCAGCTGAAGTGGGGATTTGATGAGATCCGGGACACCATCTTGTTCGAGCTCACCTTTAACGCTGTCGGCTGGGTCGGTTTCGGCTTCAGCCCCAATGGAGGAATGACTGGAGCCGACGTCGTGATTGGAGGAGTTGGACCCAAAGGGAGTTACTTCACG gaCCGTCATGCTGTGGGGACATCAATTCCTCTGGTTGACAAGCAACAGAACTACAAACTCCTGTCTCTGACCGAGTCTGATGGGAAAACAGTCATGAAGTTTCAGAGGTCCATCAGTTACTGTGATGAAAATGATTTACCCATCACC GGGCTCCCCATGAAGCTGATCTACGCGTACGGAGAAACTGATGAAATCGCGTACCACGGCAACCGAAGAGGCACAAAGGAGCTGAACCTGTTGAAGTACATGCCTCAGTCCAACCCTCCAAACAGCAACTTTTTTGACATAACTATGGTCAAT ttCACTGTGCCGGCCAACCAAACCTATTATCACTGCAAGGTTATGAAAATCCCAACATTTGAtcacaaaaagcacatttatcgC ATTGCGCCGGTGATCACAAACGTTGACATTGTGCATCATCTTGCACTGTACCGCTGTCTTCCAAGCGTGACCGAACCATTTGAGGCGGATTGTTACTCATCATCGTCAAGACTTGCCTTGTGTATCGAGGTCGTGGCTGTGTGGGGAGTTGGTGGACTG GGTTATGAATTTCCAGAAGCAGCAGGACTTCCAATTGGAGGAAATATTAAAGCCTCTTTCTACAAGCTTGAAGTGCATTACAACAACCACAATCTTGCAA GTCGAGTTGATAGCTCAGGTCTGCGATTGCATTACACATCTGAACTCCGTCAGCACGATGCAGGTGTTCTAGTCGTGGGGCTTTCAGTGGCCCCGGGGTATGCCATCCCACCCAAAGCCAAATCCTTCCTCACGTACGGTCTGTGTGACACTGCTTATATTCCAAAG GTTGTGGAGAAGTCAAATGATCTTCAGCTGTTCTCCGTGATGCTGCACGCACACTTAGTTGGGAGAAAAGTGCGAGTCGGACAATTTAG AGAAGGTAGACAGATCGACTTTGTAGCTGTGGATGAAAACTATGATTTTGACTATCAAGAAGTGACCAATTTGGGTGAAACCAAGACCGTGAAGTTG GGTGACAAATTGCTGGTGGAGTGCACCTATAATACTGAGAAACGCAACGCACTCACATGG GGGGGATTTTCAACTTCAGATGAGATGTGTTTGGCAGTCCTCTTCTACTATCCAGCTATGAATCTGAGCACCTGTGTGAGCTTCCCTAATACAACCACTTTAATATCTGAGATGGGAGCAAAAGATCCAGA TACTTGGCTCAAAATGATGTCCACAAAGACTTGGACTGACACGTCTATTAATCAGTACCAACAAACACTGAAGAGAATCGACCAGATTGTCCAGGTCATGAATTCAACC AACAACATATCGATCAACACGGGGCTGATTCCTGACCTCAAAGCCATCCCATCTGCACCCTGCATGAATAACACTGCCCAAGCCTTGCATTAA
- the LOC122325206 gene encoding DBH-like monooxygenase protein 2 homolog isoform X2, whose product MITLSFVLVLITVQWSWAQEDLLLPFSEHLDLEHKVQLKWGFDEIRDTILFELTFNAVGWVGFGFSPNGGMTGADVVIGGVGPKGSYFTDRHAVGTSIPLVDKQQNYKLLSLTESDGKTVMKFQRSISYCDENDLPITGLPMKLIYAYGETDEIAYHGNRRGTKELNLLKYMPQSNPPNSNFFDITMVNFTVPANQTYYHCKVMKIPTFDHKKHIYRIAPVITNVDIVHHLALYRCLPSVTEPFEADCYSSSSRLALCIEVVAVWGVGGLGYEFPEAAGLPIGGNIKASFYKLEVHYNNHNLASRVDSSGLRLHYTSELRQHDAGVLVVGLSVAPGYAIPPKAKSFLTYGLCDTAYIPKVVEKSNDLQLFSVMLHAHLVGRKVEGRQIDFVAVDENYDFDYQEVTNLGETKTVKLGDKLLVECTYNTEKRNALTWGGFSTSDEMCLAVLFYYPAMNLSTCVSFPNTTTLISEMGAKDPDTWLKMMSTKTWTDTSINQYQQTLKRIDQIVQVMNSTNNISINTGLIPDLKAIPSAPCMNNTAQALH is encoded by the exons ATGATCACTTTATCTTTTGTCCTGGTCTTAATTACAGTCCAGTGGTCCTGGGCTCAGGAAGACCTTCTTCTGCCTTTCTCTGAACACCTAGACCTCGAGCACAAGGTGCAGCTGAAGTGGGGATTTGATGAGATCCGGGACACCATCTTGTTCGAGCTCACCTTTAACGCTGTCGGCTGGGTCGGTTTCGGCTTCAGCCCCAATGGAGGAATGACTGGAGCCGACGTCGTGATTGGAGGAGTTGGACCCAAAGGGAGTTACTTCACG gaCCGTCATGCTGTGGGGACATCAATTCCTCTGGTTGACAAGCAACAGAACTACAAACTCCTGTCTCTGACCGAGTCTGATGGGAAAACAGTCATGAAGTTTCAGAGGTCCATCAGTTACTGTGATGAAAATGATTTACCCATCACC GGGCTCCCCATGAAGCTGATCTACGCGTACGGAGAAACTGATGAAATCGCGTACCACGGCAACCGAAGAGGCACAAAGGAGCTGAACCTGTTGAAGTACATGCCTCAGTCCAACCCTCCAAACAGCAACTTTTTTGACATAACTATGGTCAAT ttCACTGTGCCGGCCAACCAAACCTATTATCACTGCAAGGTTATGAAAATCCCAACATTTGAtcacaaaaagcacatttatcgC ATTGCGCCGGTGATCACAAACGTTGACATTGTGCATCATCTTGCACTGTACCGCTGTCTTCCAAGCGTGACCGAACCATTTGAGGCGGATTGTTACTCATCATCGTCAAGACTTGCCTTGTGTATCGAGGTCGTGGCTGTGTGGGGAGTTGGTGGACTG GGTTATGAATTTCCAGAAGCAGCAGGACTTCCAATTGGAGGAAATATTAAAGCCTCTTTCTACAAGCTTGAAGTGCATTACAACAACCACAATCTTGCAA GTCGAGTTGATAGCTCAGGTCTGCGATTGCATTACACATCTGAACTCCGTCAGCACGATGCAGGTGTTCTAGTCGTGGGGCTTTCAGTGGCCCCGGGGTATGCCATCCCACCCAAAGCCAAATCCTTCCTCACGTACGGTCTGTGTGACACTGCTTATATTCCAAAG GTTGTGGAGAAGTCAAATGATCTTCAGCTGTTCTCCGTGATGCTGCACGCACACTTAGTTGGGAGAAAAGT AGAAGGTAGACAGATCGACTTTGTAGCTGTGGATGAAAACTATGATTTTGACTATCAAGAAGTGACCAATTTGGGTGAAACCAAGACCGTGAAGTTG GGTGACAAATTGCTGGTGGAGTGCACCTATAATACTGAGAAACGCAACGCACTCACATGG GGGGGATTTTCAACTTCAGATGAGATGTGTTTGGCAGTCCTCTTCTACTATCCAGCTATGAATCTGAGCACCTGTGTGAGCTTCCCTAATACAACCACTTTAATATCTGAGATGGGAGCAAAAGATCCAGA TACTTGGCTCAAAATGATGTCCACAAAGACTTGGACTGACACGTCTATTAATCAGTACCAACAAACACTGAAGAGAATCGACCAGATTGTCCAGGTCATGAATTCAACC AACAACATATCGATCAACACGGGGCTGATTCCTGACCTCAAAGCCATCCCATCTGCACCCTGCATGAATAACACTGCCCAAGCCTTGCATTAA
- the LOC122325205 gene encoding DBH-like monooxygenase protein 2 homolog yields MCITRSVDTVCQILKGKMITLSLVLVLITVQWSWAQEDPLLPFSEHLDLEHKVQLKWGFDEIRDTILFELTFNTVGWVGFGFSPNGGMTGADVVIGGVGPKGSYFTDRHAVGTSMPLVDKQQNYKLLSLTESDGKTVMKFQRSISYCDENDLPITELPMKLIYAYGETDEITYHGNRRGTKELNLLKYMPQSNPPNSNFFDITTVNFTVPANQTYHHCKVMKIPTFYHKKHIYRIAPVITNVDIVHNLALYRCPPSVTEPFEADCYSSSSRPNLCIEVVAVWGVGGLGYEFPEAAGLPIGGNIKASFYKLEVHYNNHNLASRVDSSGLRLHYTSELRQHDAGVLITGLAVAPGYAIPPKAKSFLTYGLCDTAYIPKVVEKSNDLQLFSVMLHTNLVGRKVRVGQFREGRQIDFVAVDENYDFEYQEVTNLGETKTVKLGDKLLVECTYNTEKRNTLTWGGFSTSDEMCLAVLFYYPAMNLSTCVSFPNTTTLISEMGAKDPDTWLKMMSTKTWTDTSINQYQQTLKRIDQIVQVMNSTNNISINTGLIPDLKAIPSAPCMNNTAQALH; encoded by the exons ATGTGCATTACACGATCAGTCGACACTGTTTGTCAGATTTTGAAAGGAAAGATGATCACTTTATCTCTTGTCCTGGTCTTAATTACAGTCCAGTGGTCCTGGGCTCAGGAAGATCCTCTTCTGCCTTTCTCTGAACACCTGGACCTCGAGCACAAGGTGCAGCTGAAGTGGGGATTTGATGAAATCCGGGACACCATCTTGTTCGAGCTCACCTTTAACACTGTCGGCTGGGTCGGTTTCGGCTTCAGCCCCAATGGAGGAATGACTGGAGCCGACGTCGTGATTGGAGGAGTTGGACCCAAAGGGAGTTACTTCACG gaCCGTCATGCTGTGGGGACATCAATGCCTCTGGTTGACAAGCAACAGAACTACAAACTCCTGTCTCTGACCGAGTCTGATGGGAAAACAGTCATGAAGTTTCAGAGGTCCATCAGTTACTGTGATGAAAATGATTTACCCATCACC GAGCTCCCCATGAAGCTGATCTACGCATACGGAGAGACTGATGAAATCACGTACCACGGCAACCGAAGAGGCACAAAGGAGCTGAACCTGTTGAAGTACATGCCTCAGTCCAACCCTCCAAACAGCAACTTTTTTGACATAACTACAGTCAAT ttCACTGTGCCGGCCAACCAAACCTACCATCACTGCAAGGTTATGAAAATCCCAACATTTTAtcacaaaaagcacatttatcgC ATTGCGCCGGTGATCACAAACGTTGACATTGTGCATAATCTTGCACTGTACCGCTGTCCTCCAAGCGTGACCGAACCATTTGAGGCGGATTGTTACTCATCGTCGTCAAGACCTAACTTGTGTATCGAGGTCGTGGCTGTGTGGGGAGTTGGTGGACTG GGTTATGAATTTCCAGAAGCGGCAGGACTTCCAATTGGAGGAAATATTAAAGCCTCTTTCTACAAGCTTGAAGTGCATTACAACAACCACAATCTTGCAA GTCGAGTTGATAGCTCAGGTCTGCGATTGCATTACACATCTGAACTCCGTCAGCACGATGCAGGTGTTCTGATTACGGGGCTTGCAGTGGCCCCGGGGTACGCCATCCCACCCAAAGCCAAATCCTTCCTCACGTACGGTCTGTGTGACACTGCTTATATTCCAAAG GTTGTGGAGAAGTCAAATGATCTTCAGCTTTTCTCCGTGATGCTGCACACAAACTTAGTTGGGAGAAAAGTGCGAGTCGGCCAATTTAG AGAAGGTAGACAGATCGACTTTGTAGCTGTGGATGAAAACTATGATTTTGAGTATCAAGAAGTGACCAATTTGGGTGAAACAAAGACCGTGAAGTTG GGTGACAAATTGCTGGTGGAGTGCACCTATAATACTGAGAAACGCAACACACTCACATGG GGGGGATTTTCAACTTCAGATGAGATGTGTTTGGCAGTCCTCTTCTACTATCCAGCTATGAATCTGAGCACCTGTGTGAGCTTCCCTAATACAACCACTTTAATATCTGAGATGGGAGCAAAAGATCCAGA TACTTGGCTCAAAATGATGTCCACAAAGACTTGGACTGACACGTCTATTAATCAGTACCAACAAACACTGAAGAGAATCGACCAGATTGTCCAGGTCATGAATTCAACC AACAACATATCGATCAACACAGGGCTGATTCCTGACCTCAAAGCCATCCCATCTGCACCCTGCATGAATAACACTGCCCAAGCCTTGCATTAA